From the Kitasatospora viridis genome, one window contains:
- the folE gene encoding GTP cyclohydrolase I FolE, which translates to MIDPVTLDGQSVIGTFDQKRAENAVRELLIAVGEDPDREGLLDTPARVARAYKEIFAGLWQQPEDVLTTTFDLGHDEMVLVKDIEVFSTCEHHLVPFQGVAHVGYIPAATGKITGLSKLARLVDVFARRPQVQERLTSQVADSLMRILEPRGAIVVIECEHMCMSMRGIRKPGAKTLTSAVRGQLRDPATRAEAMSLIMSR; encoded by the coding sequence ATGATCGATCCGGTCACGCTCGACGGACAGTCCGTTATCGGCACCTTCGACCAGAAGCGGGCCGAGAACGCGGTCCGCGAGCTGCTGATCGCCGTGGGGGAGGACCCGGACCGCGAGGGTCTGCTGGACACCCCGGCCCGGGTGGCGCGCGCGTACAAGGAGATATTCGCCGGGCTCTGGCAGCAGCCGGAGGACGTGCTGACCACCACCTTCGACCTCGGCCACGACGAGATGGTGCTGGTCAAGGACATCGAGGTGTTCTCCACCTGCGAGCACCACCTGGTGCCGTTCCAGGGCGTCGCCCACGTCGGCTACATCCCCGCCGCGACCGGCAAGATCACCGGTCTGTCCAAGCTGGCCCGGCTGGTCGACGTCTTCGCCCGCCGCCCCCAGGTGCAGGAGCGCCTGACCAGCCAGGTCGCCGACTCGCTGATGCGGATCCTGGAGCCGCGCGGCGCGATCGTGGTGATCGAGTGCGAGCACATGTGCATGTCGATGCGCGGGATCCGCAAGCCCGGTGCCAAGACCCTCACCTCGGCGGTGCGCGGACAGCTGCGCGACCCGGCCACCCGGGCCGAGGCGATGAGCCTCATCATGAGCCGCTGA
- the folB gene encoding dihydroneopterin aldolase has protein sequence MDRVTLRGLRARGHHGVFERERIEGQTFVVDLVLYLDTRPAASGDDLTRTAHYGIVAEQVTAIIAGEPVDLIETLAQRIADQCLSHEAVQEVEVTVHKPDAPITVPFDDVTVTIHRGRG, from the coding sequence CTGGACCGCGTCACCCTGCGAGGCCTGAGGGCCCGTGGCCACCACGGCGTCTTCGAGCGGGAGCGGATCGAGGGGCAGACCTTCGTGGTCGACCTCGTGCTCTACCTGGACACCCGGCCGGCGGCCTCCGGCGACGACCTCACCCGCACGGCCCACTACGGGATCGTGGCGGAGCAGGTCACCGCGATCATCGCGGGCGAGCCGGTCGACCTGATCGAGACCCTGGCCCAGCGCATCGCCGACCAGTGCCTGAGCCACGAGGCGGTCCAGGAGGTCGAGGTCACGGTGCACAAGCCGGACGCGCCGATCACCGTGCCGTTCGACGACGTGACCGTCACCATCCACCGGGGCCGCGGATGA
- the ftsH gene encoding ATP-dependent zinc metalloprotease FtsH translates to MDVKRYFRAPIAWILLAVVAVIVLMNVVSDSNGYKTVDTGQVVQAINAGNVKQAQITTGDSQTIKIELKDGTSLSAGSNGKVPSGTKFQASYIGSQGKDLAEQMSSNPNLMPAQGYTISPEKQSTFVSLLLSMLPIVVIVLVFLFLMNQMQGGGSRVMQFGKSKAKLLSKDTPKTTFADVAGADEAVEELHEIKEFLQEPSKFQAVGAKIPKGVLLYGPPGTGKTLLARAVAGEAGVPFYSISGSDFVEMFVGVGASRVRDLFEQAKANAPAIIFVDEIDAVGRHRGAGLGGGHDEREQTLNQLLVEMDGFDVKGGVILIAATNRPDILDPALLRPGRFDRQIAVERPDLQGRLDILKVHQKGKPIAPDVDLSAVAKRTPGFTGADLSNVLNEAALLTARSDKKLIDNYLLDEAIDRVVAGPQKRTRIMSEKEKKITAYHEGGHALVAAASPNSDPVHKITILSRGRALGYTMVLPEEDKYSQTRNEMLDQLAYMLGGRAAEELVFHDPTTGAANDIEKATATARAMVTQYGMTERLGAIKFGSDNSEPFLGREMGHQRDYSEEVAGLVDEEVKKLIENAHNEAWEILVENRDVLDNLVMELLEKETLNKEQIAEIFTSIVKRPARPAWTGSSRRTPSTRPPVQSPKELALTNGAAGAAPVDVVKLPPVTGEATEG, encoded by the coding sequence ATGGACGTCAAGCGATACTTCCGCGCGCCGATCGCATGGATCCTCCTGGCAGTCGTCGCCGTCATTGTGCTGATGAACGTCGTTTCGGACTCGAACGGCTACAAGACGGTGGACACCGGCCAGGTGGTCCAGGCGATCAACGCTGGCAACGTCAAGCAGGCGCAGATCACCACCGGTGACTCCCAGACGATCAAGATCGAGCTGAAGGACGGCACCTCGTTGTCGGCCGGCAGCAACGGCAAGGTCCCCTCGGGCACCAAGTTCCAGGCTTCGTACATCGGCTCGCAGGGCAAGGACCTGGCCGAGCAGATGTCGAGCAACCCCAACCTCATGCCCGCCCAGGGCTACACGATCAGCCCCGAGAAGCAGTCCACCTTCGTCAGCCTGCTGCTGTCGATGCTGCCGATCGTGGTCATCGTGCTGGTCTTCCTGTTCCTGATGAACCAGATGCAGGGCGGCGGCTCCCGGGTCATGCAGTTCGGCAAGTCCAAGGCCAAGCTGCTCAGCAAGGACACCCCGAAGACCACCTTCGCCGACGTGGCCGGGGCGGACGAGGCGGTGGAGGAGCTCCACGAGATCAAGGAGTTCCTGCAGGAGCCGTCGAAGTTCCAGGCGGTCGGCGCGAAGATCCCCAAGGGCGTGCTGCTCTACGGCCCGCCCGGAACCGGCAAGACCCTGCTCGCCCGCGCCGTCGCGGGTGAGGCGGGCGTGCCGTTCTACTCGATCTCCGGGTCCGACTTCGTCGAGATGTTCGTCGGTGTCGGTGCCTCCCGGGTCCGCGACCTGTTCGAGCAGGCCAAGGCGAACGCGCCGGCGATCATCTTCGTCGACGAGATCGACGCGGTCGGCCGGCACCGCGGCGCCGGCCTCGGCGGCGGCCACGACGAGCGCGAGCAGACCCTCAACCAGCTGCTGGTCGAGATGGACGGCTTCGACGTCAAGGGCGGCGTGATCCTGATCGCCGCCACCAACCGCCCGGACATCCTGGACCCGGCGCTGCTGCGCCCGGGCCGCTTCGACCGCCAGATCGCGGTCGAGCGCCCCGACCTGCAGGGCCGGCTGGACATCCTCAAGGTGCACCAGAAGGGCAAGCCGATCGCCCCGGACGTGGACCTGTCCGCGGTGGCCAAGCGGACCCCGGGCTTCACCGGTGCCGACCTGTCCAACGTGCTGAACGAGGCGGCCCTGCTGACCGCACGTTCGGACAAGAAGCTGATCGACAACTACCTCCTGGACGAGGCGATCGACCGCGTGGTGGCGGGTCCGCAGAAGCGCACCCGGATCATGTCGGAGAAGGAGAAGAAGATCACCGCGTACCACGAGGGCGGCCACGCCCTGGTCGCGGCGGCGTCTCCGAACTCCGACCCGGTGCACAAGATCACCATCCTGTCCCGCGGCCGGGCCCTGGGTTACACCATGGTGCTGCCGGAGGAGGACAAGTACTCGCAGACCCGCAACGAGATGCTCGACCAGCTCGCCTACATGCTGGGCGGCCGGGCGGCCGAGGAACTGGTCTTCCACGACCCGACCACGGGCGCCGCGAACGACATCGAGAAGGCCACCGCCACGGCCCGCGCGATGGTCACCCAGTACGGCATGACCGAGCGGCTCGGTGCGATCAAGTTCGGCAGCGACAACTCCGAGCCGTTCCTCGGCCGTGAGATGGGCCACCAGCGCGACTACTCCGAGGAGGTCGCCGGGCTGGTGGACGAAGAGGTCAAGAAGCTGATCGAGAACGCCCACAACGAGGCCTGGGAGATCCTGGTCGAGAACCGGGACGTGCTCGACAACCTGGTGATGGAGCTCCTTGAGAAGGAGACCCTGAACAAGGAGCAGATCGCCGAGATCTTCACCTCGATCGTGAAGCGGCCGGCCCGTCCGGCCTGGACCGGTTCGTCCCGCCGCACCCCGTCCACCCGGCCGCCGGTGCAGTCCCCGAAGGAGCTGGCGCTCACCAACGGTGCCGCCGGCGCCGCCCCGGTGGACGTGGTGAAGCTCCCGCCGGTCACCGGCGAGGCCACCGAGGGCTGA
- the folK gene encoding 2-amino-4-hydroxy-6-hydroxymethyldihydropteridine diphosphokinase — MSTSDPTASPTTFDLQNRVDSVDSTLASPRTAVIALGSNLGNRLETLQGAVDALADTPGLKITAVSGVFETDPLGGPDEQPAYYNAVVVLRTTLPPHSLLERANAVEDAFGRVRTVRWGARTLDVDIISYQGVLSDDPVLLLPHPRAHERAFVLAPWLDADPAAELPGHGPVAGLLATIGADQGVRRRADLEIRLPE; from the coding sequence ATGAGCACCAGCGACCCGACCGCCTCGCCGACCACCTTCGACCTGCAGAACCGGGTGGACAGCGTCGACAGCACCCTGGCCAGTCCGCGCACCGCCGTGATCGCCCTGGGCAGCAACCTCGGCAACCGGCTGGAGACCCTTCAGGGCGCGGTGGACGCACTGGCGGACACCCCCGGCCTGAAGATCACCGCGGTCTCCGGCGTCTTCGAGACCGACCCGCTCGGCGGGCCCGACGAGCAGCCCGCCTACTACAACGCGGTGGTGGTGCTGCGCACCACGCTGCCGCCGCACTCGCTGCTGGAGCGCGCCAACGCCGTCGAGGACGCGTTCGGCCGGGTGCGCACCGTGCGCTGGGGCGCCCGCACCCTGGACGTGGACATCATCAGCTACCAGGGCGTGCTGAGCGACGACCCGGTGCTGCTGCTGCCGCACCCGCGCGCGCACGAGCGGGCCTTCGTGCTGGCCCCCTGGCTGGACGCCGACCCGGCGGCCGAGCTGCCCGGGCACGGTCCGGTGGCCGGCCTGCTGGCCACGATCGGCGCGGACCAGGGCGTGCGCCGCCGCGCCGACCTGGAGATCCGGCTGCCGGAGTAA
- a CDS encoding alpha/beta hydrolase has translation MELTSATLLGLIAVAAVLASAGTLWLWPRLARNSPWQVLGRLGLLTTAQLLALAVAGLLLNNAYGFYTSWGDLLQRDTGRLALGPAGAGRAGPPAGDTLVRPAGDESLAGVTDLPQGRPEEVGRVDSIRVSGKQSGLSDQMFIYLPPEYFNPKYARERFPVLLTLAGYPGTPLHLLTELHTPQQVWDLQRTGRMAPTVVVMARPTVAAPRDTECVDVPGGPATETWFAKDLPTALRSAYRVSRSAQSWAVLGYSTGGSCALRLALRDPGSYGSAAALHAEYQVGSDWSTGGDLFGGNQQLAQGYDLAWRLHNLPVPRTSLLIVSTRTEDDYPATQQFLAAAAPVGQAHPEFSVDSLFLPDGGHSFDTWRRELPASLEWISDHLAPAPDREPRA, from the coding sequence ATGGAGCTGACCAGCGCCACGCTGCTGGGGCTGATCGCCGTCGCCGCCGTGCTCGCGAGCGCCGGCACGCTCTGGCTCTGGCCCCGGCTGGCCCGCAACAGCCCCTGGCAAGTCCTCGGGCGGCTCGGCCTGTTGACCACGGCTCAGCTGCTGGCCCTGGCGGTCGCCGGGCTGCTGCTGAACAACGCGTACGGGTTCTACACCTCCTGGGGCGACCTGCTGCAGCGGGACACCGGCCGGCTCGCGCTCGGTCCGGCGGGCGCCGGCCGGGCCGGTCCGCCGGCCGGCGACACCCTGGTCCGGCCGGCCGGCGACGAGTCGCTGGCCGGGGTCACCGACCTGCCGCAGGGGCGGCCGGAGGAGGTCGGCCGGGTGGACTCCATCCGGGTGAGCGGCAAGCAGTCCGGCCTCTCCGACCAGATGTTCATCTACCTGCCACCCGAGTACTTCAATCCGAAATACGCCCGGGAACGGTTCCCGGTCCTGCTCACCCTCGCGGGCTACCCCGGCACCCCGCTGCACCTGCTGACCGAGCTGCACACCCCGCAACAGGTCTGGGACCTCCAGCGGACCGGCCGGATGGCGCCCACCGTGGTCGTGATGGCCCGCCCCACGGTGGCCGCGCCGCGCGACACCGAGTGCGTGGACGTGCCGGGCGGGCCGGCCACCGAGACCTGGTTCGCCAAGGACCTGCCGACCGCGCTCCGCTCCGCCTACCGGGTCAGCCGCTCGGCCCAGTCCTGGGCGGTGCTCGGCTACTCCACCGGCGGCAGCTGCGCGCTCCGGCTGGCGCTGCGCGACCCCGGCTCCTACGGCAGCGCGGCCGCGCTGCACGCCGAGTACCAGGTCGGCTCGGACTGGTCCACCGGCGGCGACCTGTTCGGCGGCAACCAGCAGCTGGCCCAGGGCTACGACCTGGCCTGGCGGCTGCACAACCTGCCGGTGCCGAGGACCTCGCTGCTGATCGTCTCCACCCGCACCGAGGACGACTACCCGGCCACCCAGCAGTTCCTGGCCGCGGCGGCGCCGGTCGGCCAGGCGCACCCCGAGTTCTCCGTGGACTCGCTCTTCCTGCCGGACGGCGGGCACAGCTTCGACACCTGGCGGCGGGAGCTGCCGGCCTCGCTGGAGTGGATCAGCGACCACCTGGCCCCGGCCCCGGACCGCGAACCGCGGGCCTGA
- a CDS encoding nuclear transport factor 2 family protein: MLAANLRLYESLENGDLEALEDVWLSAADADDKTGVVCVHPGWPVLRGRAQVTRSYLLIMMNTEYIQFFLTDVEVEVQGDVALVTCTENILSGGEAEEEGELGPLVGGKVVSTNLFRRTAAGWKLWSHHGSPVLTSGDDEEEDGGQE; the protein is encoded by the coding sequence GTGCTGGCGGCCAACCTGCGGCTCTACGAGTCGCTGGAGAACGGCGACCTGGAGGCCTTGGAGGACGTCTGGCTGTCGGCGGCGGACGCCGACGACAAGACCGGGGTGGTCTGCGTCCACCCGGGCTGGCCGGTGCTCCGCGGCCGGGCCCAGGTGACCAGGTCCTACCTGTTGATCATGATGAACACGGAGTACATCCAGTTCTTCCTGACCGACGTCGAGGTCGAGGTGCAGGGTGACGTGGCACTGGTGACCTGCACCGAGAACATCCTCTCCGGTGGCGAGGCCGAGGAGGAGGGCGAGCTGGGCCCGCTGGTCGGCGGCAAGGTGGTCTCCACCAATCTGTTCCGCCGCACCGCGGCCGGCTGGAAGCTCTGGTCGCACCACGGTTCACCCGTGCTGACCAGCGGCGACGACGAGGAGGAGGACGGCGGCCAGGAGTGA
- a CDS encoding phosphatidylglycerol lysyltransferase domain-containing protein, protein MSVPVSAESSPEQPRKRGLQTLRHQAAAVPRAWLPGVVGYACLLIGLMDIAAGAFPRLRRTRMHLWAGQLPGATTTIATAGTLLIGILLVLLAHALRRRKRRAWRLVCVLLPVSAALHVLRWHQVGPAVVSLVLLGVMLLHRREFYAKADPRTRWRALLNFVVMGAISLGLGFLIVSSHPSREMGHPSLMAKVRETVWGLFGLDGPVRYHPDRIGDLVGYSLAGLGMLTAVSTAYLLLRPGKPEPELTAEDEARVRGLLDRHGRRDSLGYFALRRDKSVLFSPSGKAAISYRVVSGVMLASGDPVGDVEAWPGAIKEFMTQAREHAWVPAVMGCSEVGGEVWTREAHLDALELGDEAIVDASTFSLAGRAMRNVRQMVKRIERNGYSCQIRRVGELTPQEKRRIADAAARWRGTDTERGFSMALGRFGEPGDDACVVVTAHKAPGEGEPPEADDLKAVLHFVPWGEDGISLELMRRDRAADPGLNELLIVAALQAVPALGIRRVSLNFAMFRSALARGERIGAGPVLRAWRGLLVFLSRWFQIESLYKFNAKFQPEWEPRFLVYPSTRDLPRIGFAAMQAEAFITLGMPRFGRKKQRQGLMSAPAGDQESIAPAA, encoded by the coding sequence ATGAGTGTTCCCGTGTCCGCTGAGTCGTCCCCGGAGCAGCCCCGCAAGCGGGGCCTCCAGACGCTGCGCCACCAGGCGGCCGCCGTGCCGCGGGCCTGGCTGCCCGGTGTGGTCGGCTACGCCTGCCTGCTGATCGGCCTGATGGACATCGCGGCCGGGGCCTTCCCCCGGCTGCGCCGGACCCGGATGCACCTGTGGGCGGGTCAGCTGCCGGGAGCCACCACCACCATCGCCACCGCCGGCACCCTGTTGATCGGCATCCTGCTGGTGCTGCTGGCGCACGCGCTGCGCCGCCGCAAGCGCCGGGCCTGGCGGCTGGTCTGCGTGCTGCTGCCGGTCAGCGCCGCGCTGCACGTGCTGCGCTGGCACCAGGTCGGCCCGGCCGTCGTCTCGCTGGTGCTGCTCGGCGTGATGCTGCTGCACCGCCGCGAGTTCTACGCCAAGGCCGACCCGCGCACCCGCTGGCGGGCGCTGCTCAACTTCGTGGTGATGGGCGCGATCAGCCTGGGCCTCGGCTTCCTGATCGTCAGCTCGCACCCGTCCCGCGAGATGGGTCACCCCAGCCTGATGGCCAAGGTGCGGGAGACCGTCTGGGGCCTGTTCGGCCTGGACGGCCCGGTCCGCTACCACCCGGACCGGATCGGCGACCTGGTCGGCTACTCGCTGGCCGGCCTCGGCATGCTGACCGCCGTCTCCACCGCCTACCTGCTGCTGCGCCCGGGCAAGCCGGAGCCGGAGCTGACCGCCGAGGACGAGGCCAGGGTGCGGGGCCTGCTGGACCGGCACGGCCGGCGCGACTCGCTCGGCTACTTCGCGCTGCGCCGGGACAAGAGCGTGCTCTTCTCGCCCAGCGGCAAGGCGGCGATCTCCTACCGGGTGGTCTCCGGCGTGATGCTCGCCTCGGGCGACCCGGTCGGCGACGTCGAGGCCTGGCCCGGCGCGATCAAGGAGTTCATGACGCAGGCCCGTGAGCACGCCTGGGTGCCGGCCGTGATGGGCTGCAGCGAGGTCGGCGGCGAGGTCTGGACCCGCGAGGCGCACCTGGACGCGCTGGAGCTCGGCGACGAGGCGATCGTGGACGCGAGCACCTTCTCGCTCGCCGGCCGCGCGATGCGCAACGTCCGCCAGATGGTCAAGCGGATCGAGCGCAACGGCTACTCCTGCCAGATCCGCCGGGTCGGCGAGCTGACCCCGCAGGAGAAGCGCCGGATCGCCGACGCGGCCGCCCGCTGGCGCGGCACCGACACCGAGCGCGGCTTCTCGATGGCGCTCGGCCGGTTCGGCGAGCCGGGCGACGACGCCTGCGTCGTGGTGACCGCGCACAAGGCGCCGGGCGAGGGCGAGCCGCCGGAGGCGGACGACCTCAAGGCGGTGCTGCACTTCGTGCCCTGGGGCGAGGACGGCATCTCGCTGGAGCTGATGCGGCGCGACCGGGCGGCCGACCCGGGGCTGAACGAGCTGCTGATCGTCGCCGCGCTGCAGGCGGTGCCGGCGCTGGGCATCCGCCGGGTCTCGCTGAACTTCGCGATGTTCCGCTCGGCGCTGGCCCGCGGTGAGCGGATCGGTGCCGGACCGGTGCTGCGGGCCTGGCGCGGGCTGCTGGTCTTCCTCTCGCGCTGGTTCCAGATCGAGTCGCTGTACAAGTTCAACGCCAAGTTCCAGCCGGAGTGGGAGCCGCGGTTCCTGGTCTACCCGAGCACCCGGGACCTGCCGCGGATCGGCTTCGCGGCGATGCAGGCCGAGGCGTTCATCACCCTGGGCATGCCCCGGTTCGGCCGCAAGAAGCAGCGCCAGGGCCTGATGTCGGCCCCGGCCGGCGACCAGGAGTCGATTGCGCCGGCCGCCTGA
- the hpt gene encoding hypoxanthine phosphoribosyltransferase yields the protein MDDKDMGADLAKVLISKDEIDAKLAELAERIDRDYAGKDLLIVGVLKGAVMVMADLARALHSQVTMDWMAVSSYGMGTKSSGVVRILKDLDTDIAGRDVLIVEDIIDSGLTLSWLLGNLGSRGPASLEVCALLRKPDAAKVEIDVKYVGFDIPNEFVVGYGLDYAEKLRNLPFIGTLAPHVYGG from the coding sequence GTGGACGACAAGGACATGGGCGCCGACCTGGCGAAGGTGCTCATCAGCAAGGACGAGATCGACGCGAAGCTGGCGGAGCTGGCGGAGCGGATCGACCGGGACTACGCCGGGAAGGACCTGCTGATCGTCGGCGTCCTCAAGGGCGCGGTGATGGTGATGGCCGATCTGGCCCGGGCGCTGCACTCGCAGGTCACCATGGACTGGATGGCGGTCTCCTCCTACGGGATGGGCACCAAGTCCTCCGGCGTGGTGCGGATCCTCAAGGACCTGGACACCGACATCGCCGGCCGCGACGTGCTGATCGTCGAGGACATCATCGACTCCGGGCTGACCCTGTCCTGGTTGCTCGGCAACCTGGGCTCGCGCGGCCCGGCCTCGCTGGAGGTCTGCGCCCTGCTGCGCAAGCCGGACGCGGCCAAGGTGGAGATCGACGTCAAGTACGTCGGCTTCGACATCCCCAACGAGTTCGTGGTCGGTTACGGACTGGACTACGCGGAGAAGCTCCGCAACCTCCCGTTCATCGGTACGCTCGCCCCACACGTGTACGGCGGCTGA
- the folP gene encoding dihydropteroate synthase encodes MNNPLPGLPLLDRCAVMGVVNVTPDSFSDGGQWLDPRAAVAHGLDLVARGADLVDVGGESTRPGSRRVTEQEELRRVIPVVRELAAQGVVVSVDTMRAVVAEQALAAGAALVNDVSGGLADPAMAQVVADAGAPFVVMHWRGQSADMDALAVYDDVVADVLAELTVRIEALLAAGVKQEQLILDPGLGFAKTSEHNWALLGGLDALTALGRPVLVAASRKRFLGTLLADPRTGQLRPARQRDDATAAISALSARAGAWAVRVHDVAGTADAVRVVAAWRAAGPS; translated from the coding sequence ATGAACAACCCGCTGCCCGGTCTGCCCCTCCTCGACCGCTGCGCCGTGATGGGCGTGGTCAACGTCACCCCCGACTCGTTCTCGGACGGCGGGCAGTGGTTGGACCCGCGGGCCGCGGTGGCGCACGGCCTGGACCTGGTGGCGCGCGGCGCCGACCTGGTGGACGTGGGCGGTGAGTCCACCCGCCCCGGCTCGCGGCGGGTGACCGAGCAGGAGGAGCTGCGCCGGGTGATCCCGGTGGTCCGCGAGCTGGCCGCGCAGGGCGTGGTGGTCTCGGTGGACACCATGCGGGCGGTGGTCGCCGAGCAGGCGCTGGCGGCCGGCGCGGCGCTGGTCAACGACGTCTCCGGCGGCCTGGCCGACCCCGCGATGGCCCAGGTGGTGGCGGACGCCGGCGCGCCCTTCGTGGTGATGCACTGGCGCGGCCAGTCCGCCGACATGGACGCGCTGGCGGTCTACGACGACGTGGTCGCCGACGTGCTGGCCGAGCTGACCGTCCGGATCGAGGCGCTGCTCGCGGCCGGGGTGAAGCAGGAGCAGCTGATCCTCGACCCGGGGCTGGGCTTCGCCAAGACCAGCGAGCACAACTGGGCGCTGCTGGGAGGTTTGGACGCGCTGACCGCCTTGGGCAGACCCGTGCTGGTCGCCGCATCCCGCAAGCGCTTCCTGGGTACGCTGCTCGCCGACCCGCGAACCGGTCAGCTGCGGCCGGCCCGGCAGCGCGACGACGCCACCGCCGCGATCTCCGCCCTGTCGGCCCGGGCGGGAGCCTGGGCGGTCCGGGTGCACGACGTGGCGGGCACCGCCGACGCCGTCCGGGTGGTGGCCGCCTGGCGGGCGGCCGGGCCGAGCTGA
- the arfB gene encoding alternative ribosome rescue aminoacyl-tRNA hydrolase ArfB, which translates to MPEPLRVRGSVVVPEAELVWRFSRSSGPGGQHVNTSDTQVELRYDLAASTALPEVWKQRALERLAGRLVDGRVLVVRASEHRSQWRNREVAAARLASLLGEATAPPPKARRATKPSKGMVEARLRNKKHRAELKRGRSAPRGGSGE; encoded by the coding sequence ATGCCCGAGCCACTGCGCGTCCGGGGCTCGGTGGTGGTGCCGGAGGCCGAGCTCGTCTGGCGTTTCTCGCGATCGAGCGGCCCCGGTGGCCAGCACGTGAACACCTCCGACACCCAGGTCGAGCTGCGTTACGACCTCGCCGCCTCGACCGCGCTGCCCGAGGTGTGGAAGCAGCGCGCGCTGGAACGGCTGGCCGGCCGGCTGGTGGACGGGCGGGTACTGGTGGTGCGGGCCAGCGAGCACCGCTCGCAGTGGCGCAACCGCGAGGTGGCCGCGGCCCGGCTGGCCTCGCTGCTCGGCGAGGCGACCGCCCCGCCGCCGAAGGCGCGCCGGGCCACCAAGCCGTCCAAGGGGATGGTCGAGGCGCGGCTGCGGAACAAGAAGCACCGGGCGGAGCTCAAGCGCGGGCGCTCGGCGCCGCGCGGCGGCTCGGGGGAGTGA
- a CDS encoding flavin reductase family protein: MSTSPQSTTAPTATPDEFRAALSQLAAGVALVTAREADEDAGMTATSFLSVSLEPPLVLVSVREDSRMDELLAGVDTWAVSLLGEQHRAVASRFAMRGRLSDRLLFADTPHQRSELTGSPLIEGALATVECRTEQRIPAGDHTLLLGRVLRARVPAPDGRPLLYFRGAYRELG, encoded by the coding sequence GTGTCCACTTCGCCGCAGTCCACCACTGCCCCCACCGCCACGCCGGACGAGTTCCGGGCCGCCCTGAGCCAGCTGGCGGCCGGTGTCGCCCTGGTGACCGCCCGCGAGGCGGACGAGGACGCGGGGATGACCGCCACCTCGTTCCTCTCGGTCTCGCTGGAGCCGCCGCTGGTGCTGGTCTCGGTGCGCGAGGACTCCCGGATGGACGAGCTGCTCGCCGGGGTGGACACCTGGGCGGTCTCGCTGCTCGGCGAGCAGCACCGGGCGGTGGCCTCCCGGTTCGCGATGCGCGGCCGGCTCAGCGACCGGCTGCTCTTCGCCGACACCCCGCACCAGCGCTCGGAGCTGACCGGATCGCCGCTGATCGAGGGGGCGCTGGCCACCGTGGAGTGCCGCACCGAGCAGCGGATACCCGCCGGCGACCACACCCTGCTGCTCGGCCGGGTGCTGCGGGCCCGGGTGCCCGCGCCCGACGGCCGCCCGCTGCTCTACTTCCGCGGCGCCTACCGCGAACTGGGCTGA
- a CDS encoding DUF3180 domain-containing protein, which produces MKPLRLRLLLGIFVVATALSWAGAKLWNSLDTLPGTPTAAPVVLAVVAVILLAAAISLRSRLKAVRDRAPGAKRVDPLLAARAVVLGQASALVSAVVSGIYAGFGIELLTLPDFDAHRGPAITAGFAVLAGAGVVAAALWLQHICKLPEDGGGKGAAPSPR; this is translated from the coding sequence GTGAAGCCGCTGCGCCTGCGACTCCTGCTGGGCATCTTCGTGGTCGCCACCGCCCTCTCCTGGGCCGGGGCGAAGCTGTGGAACTCACTGGACACGCTGCCCGGCACCCCGACCGCCGCGCCGGTGGTGCTGGCGGTGGTCGCCGTGATCCTGCTGGCCGCCGCGATCTCGCTGCGCTCCCGGCTGAAGGCGGTCCGGGACCGCGCCCCCGGCGCGAAGCGGGTGGACCCGCTGCTGGCCGCCCGGGCGGTGGTGCTCGGGCAGGCCAGCGCGCTGGTCTCCGCGGTGGTCAGCGGGATCTACGCCGGCTTCGGCATCGAGCTCCTCACCCTGCCGGACTTCGACGCGCACCGCGGTCCGGCGATCACCGCCGGGTTCGCGGTGCTGGCCGGGGCCGGGGTGGTCGCCGCGGCGCTGTGGCTGCAGCACATCTGCAAGCTGCCGGAGGACGGCGGCGGCAAGGGCGCGGCGCCGTCACCGCGCTGA